Proteins encoded in a region of the Deltaproteobacteria bacterium genome:
- a CDS encoding Rrf2 family transcriptional regulator, with amino-acid sequence MRLTKAGEYAVRCILYLSSKKEGGIVGRRDIAREMDIPDQFLGKIAQQLSRAGLIEIIQGARGGYRLRVPPSKISLLWVVEAVIGEIFLNDCLMGSKSCFRSKTCSVNKVWEKARGQLRNTLRQATFNRLLKEESCLLPMINPKKE; translated from the coding sequence AGCCGGAGAATATGCAGTGCGTTGCATTTTGTACCTTTCTTCAAAAAAGGAAGGGGGCATTGTCGGCCGTCGGGACATTGCCCGGGAGATGGATATACCGGATCAGTTCCTGGGAAAGATCGCCCAACAACTATCCCGGGCCGGGTTGATCGAAATTATCCAGGGGGCCAGAGGCGGTTATCGGCTCCGGGTACCCCCATCAAAGATCAGCCTCCTTTGGGTCGTAGAAGCGGTTATCGGGGAGATATTTCTCAACGACTGCCTGATGGGATCGAAATCCTGCTTCCGCAGTAAGACCTGCTCGGTAAATAAAGTTTGGGAAAAGGCCAGAGGGCAACTCAGGAACACCCTCCGGCAAGCCACCTTTAACCGATTATTAAAAGAAGAAAGTTGCCTGCTTCCCATGATCAATCCCAAAAAGGAATGA